In Colletotrichum lupini chromosome 6, complete sequence, a single window of DNA contains:
- a CDS encoding translation machinery-associated protein 22: MADNDKSETSGEPQGRHVTYCGVCTLPPEYCEYGGTVKKCQDWLEKKHPDLYARIWSAEALEQATASLSVDAQKRAAKDAQKKAAKAEAAEAKQADKLANSMVTIKRIERNKRKYVTSVSGLESFGLENKKVAKEFGKKFATGSSVTKTPSGSEEIVVQGDVSDEIEEFLLEKYKEIPEDNIELVEDKKKKAAPTA, from the exons ATGGCCGACAATGACAAGTCAGAAACCTCTGGTGAGCCTCAAGGCCGCCATGTAACCTACTGCGGTG TCTGCACTCTTCCTCCAGAG TACTGTGAGTATGGAGGCACCGTAAAGAAGTGCCAGGACTGGCTGGAGAAGAAGCATCCCGACCTTTATGCGAGAATCTGGTCAGCAG AGGCTCTTGAACAAGCAACCGCATCCCTTTCAGTAGACGCCCAGAAGCGAGCCGCCAAAGACGCACAGAAGAAGGCTGCCAAGGCCGAAGCTGCAGAGGCCAAGCAAGCCGACAAGTTGGCCAACAGCATGGTCACTATCAAGCGGATCGAGCGCAACAAAAGAAAGTACGTCACGTCAGTCTCTGGCCTCGAGTCATTCGGTCTCGAGAATAAGAAGGTTGCCAAGGAGTTTGGAAAGAAGTTTGCGACTGGCTCGTCCGTCACCAAGACCCCAAGCGGCAGCGAGGAGATTGTCGTTCAAGGAGATGTCAGCGACGAGATTGAGGAGTTTTTGTTGGAAAAGTATAAGGAGATACCCGAGGATAACATTGAGTTGGTCGAGGACAAGAAGAAAAAGGCTGCCCCGACAGCTTGA